From Kogia breviceps isolate mKogBre1 chromosome 2, mKogBre1 haplotype 1, whole genome shotgun sequence, one genomic window encodes:
- the ZNF804A gene encoding zinc finger protein 804A isoform X1: protein MECYYIVISSTHLSNGHFRNIKGVFRGPLSKNGNKTLDYAEKENSIAKALEDLKANFYCELCDKQYYKHQEFDNHINSYDHAHKQRLKELKQREFARNVASKSRKDERKQEKALQRLHKLAELRKETVCAPGSGPMFKSTTVTVRENCNEISQRVVVDSVNNQEDFKCTLIHSQENAKGVTTVATDPESVKSYTSKKSQLGDQAQGIHRHKIGFSFAFPKKASVKLESSAAAFSEYNDDASVEKGFSRKSRFVPGACHLQLSSPTDVLLSSEEKANSFHPPEGRCTDKETAQTQEMKEISSEKDILLLPPFCQFQLPSSSDADNCQNSVPLADQIPLEDVVINEDIPVSGNTSDLLGNKSIVLDMANDCLSLQATIEESVKDNDASTIEAEYKNHSPNMLTPLNSEEDNKTLHKKMDFYKRPCEPFVPVLNKDGSTVLQWPSEMLIYTTTQPSISYSCNPLCFDFKSTKLNNNLDKNKLPLNDLSSHQKEEDIFKRPVLDCKDTSVTGLTDHEIGGSRNGYTQVTPLLADEMLSNSCDSGKNESMSQRYKNISCRIRKTKKYTFTKNQIKQDALGGKYNKIRLKDTHELWFHKSGRKKKRRELWHHNYGKKTKESEIYFKMERENSYTDKTRKNLLETISEKQYLATEQLLDSQQLPDKRPKSASIYLSENEEMCKTQNTEYNNNKNIIISSKNHCKKSSVVLNGQSNSTMIRSVKHNLTYSRTYCSWKAKTSSCSQDHRCLVLQNEMKCRSQNQAVKRGYNSLINESERSHEKRRQHSYSYSSDESLDQQNYLPEEFVRPPRASAPCKPKRKRRRKSRFHTSFEALELKEKTDYPRKGNSSLHHQDEIISEDREEEIKPQETANVKRNSEQMDQVENKLALPTSSPLPSETNGETEQVVMETTSGELSEISNEPNTSVYIASAPTKEEMDSTLIEHKERSENTNINEKQIPFKVPSIERNFRQSQPKSYLCHYELAEALPQGKMNEASTEWLCFNSGILNAQPPLPFKEAHVSGHTFVTTEQILAPLALPEQALLIPIENRDKFKNLPCEVYQHIIPPSMLANKVKFTFPPAALPPPSTPLQPLPLQQPLCSTSVTAIHHTVLQQHAAAAAAAAAAAAAGTFKVLQPHQQFLSQVPALTRTSLPQISVGPVGPRLCPGNQPTFVAPPQMPIIPASVLHPSHLAFSPLPHALFPSLLSPHPSVIPLQPLF from the exons agaCTCAAAGAACTAAAACAAAGGGAATTTGCTCGAAATGTAGCATCTAAATCcaggaaagatgaaagaaaacaggaaaaggcaCTCCAACGCCTGCACAAGCTGGCCGAGCTAAGAAAGGAAACTGTATG tGCTCCTGGAAGTGGCCCGATGTTTAAGTCAACAACTGTTACTGTGAGAGAAAATTGTAATGAAATTTCCCAAAGAGTTGTTGTGGATTCAGTTAATAACCAGGAAGATTTCAAATGTACTTTGATTCATAGCCAAGAGAACGCTAAAGGTGTTACCACTGTTGCTACAGATCCAGAAAGCGTGAAAAGTTATACCTCCAAAAAGAGCCAACTTGGAGATCAAGCCCAGGGGATTCACAGACACAAAATTggcttttcttttgcatttccaaagAAAGCATCCGTGAAGCTGGAGTCCTCAGCTGCAGCCTTCTCTGAATACAATGATGATGCCTCTGTGGAAAAAGGATTTAGCAGAAAAAGTAGATTTGTCCCCGGTGCTTGTCATCTTCAACTCTCTTCACCAACAGATGTGCTTTTGAGTTCTGAGGAGAAAGCTAATTCTTTTCATCCACCAGAAGGAAGGTGCACTGACAAAGAAACTGCTCAAACTCAAGAGATGAAAGAAATTTCTAGTGAAAAAGATATATTACTATTACCTCCATTTTGCCAGTTTCAACTCCCTTCATCATCTGATGCAGATAATTGTCAAAATTCAGTCCCTTTAGCAGATCAGATTCCACTGGAAGATGTTGTTATTAATGAAGACATACCTGTAAGTGGTAACACTTCTGACTTGCTAGGAAATAAATCCATAGTTCTTGATATGGCTAATGACTGCTTGTCTTTGCAAGCTACCATAGAGGAAAGTGTTAAGGACAATGATGCATCCACGATTGAAGCTGAATATAAAAATCACAGCCCTAACATGTTGACCCCTTTAAATTCTGAAGAGGATAATAAAACCCTACATAAAAAAATGGATTTCTATAAAAGACCATGTGAGCCATTTGTACCCGTACTTAACAAAGATGGATCCACAGTTCTTCAGTGGCCATCAGAAATGCTGATTTACACAACTACTCAACCATCAATTTCCTATAGCTGTAATCCTCTCTGTTTTGACTTCAAGTCCACTAAATTAAACAACAATCTAGATAAAAATAAGCTGCCTTTAAATGATCTTTCTTCTCATCAGAAGGAAGAAGACATTTTCAAGAGACCAGTTTTAGATTGCAAGGACACATCTGTGACAGGACTTACTGATCATGAAATTGGAGGTAGCAGAAATGGATATACCCAAGTCACTCCTCTTTTGGCTGATGAGATGCTCTCCAATAGCTGTGATTCCGGAAAAAATGAGAGTATGAGTCAGaggtataaaaatatttcctgtaggatcagaaaaacaaaaaaatatacttttactaAAAATCAGATAAAACAGGATGCTCTTGGTGGCAAATACAACAAAATAAGATTGAAAGATACTCATGAACTCTGGTTCCATAaaagtggaagaaagaaaaagagaagagagttaTGGCACCATAATTatggaaagaaaaccaaagaatcagaaatttatttcaaaatggaaagagaaaatagtTACACTGATAAAACTAGGAAAAATCTACTGGAAACAATTTCAGAAAAACAGTATTTAGCTACAGAGCAATTATTGGACTCACAGCAATTACCTGATAAAAGGCCCAAATCAGCATCCATATACTTAagtgaaaatgaagaaatgtgtAAAACCCAGAACActgaatacaataataataagaaCATTATTATCAGTTCTAAAAACCACTGTAAAAAGAGCTCAGTTGTTTTAAATGGTCAATCCAATTCAACAATGATACGTTCTGTGAAACATAATTTAACATACTCCAGAACTTACTGTAGTTGGAAAGCCAAAACATCCAGCTGTAGTCAAGATCACAGATGCCTAGttcttcaaaatgaaatgaaatgcagGAGTCAGAACCAGGCAGTTAAAAGAGGTTATAATTCTCTCATTAATGAATCAGAAAGAAGCCATGAAAAACGTAGACAACATTCATATTCTTATTCTTCAGATGAAAGTTTAGATCAACAGAATTATCTACCAGAAGAATTTGTGAGACCACCCCGTGCTTCTGCTCCTTGTAAACCTAAAAGGAAACGGAGGAGAAAAAGTAGATTCCACACCAGTTTTGAAGCTTTGGAACTCAAAGAGAAGACAGATTATCCCAGGAAAGGTAATTCTTCCTTACATCACCAGGATGAAATAATAAGTGAAGacagagaagaggaaataaaacctcAAGAAACTGCAAATGTCAAAAGGAACTCAGAACAAATGGACCAAGTAGAAAATAAACTGGCTTTGCCCACTAGCAGTCCCCTTCCTTCTGAAACCAATGGTGAAACTGAGCAGGTTGTAATGGAGACCACTTCTGGTGAATTGTCAGAGATTTCCAATGAACCCAACACATCAGTCTACATAGCTAGTGCCCcaacaaaggaagaaatggacagtaCCTTGATTGAACACAAAGAAAGAAGTGAGAATACAAATATTAATGAGAAGCAAATTCCTTTCAAGGTGCCTAGTATTGAAAGGAACTTTAGACAGTCACAACCTAAATCATACCTTTGTCATTATGAACTGGCTGAGGCCCTTCCACAAGGAAAGATGAATGAGGCATCAACTGAGTGGCTGTGTTTTAATTCAGGAATCCTTAATGCACAACCACCATTACCATTCAAAGAAGCACATGTCAGTGGCCATACCTTTGTAACAACGGAGCAGATCCTGGCTCCGTTAGCTTTACCAGAACAAGCATTATTGATTCCAATAGAAAACCGTGACAAGTTCAAAAATCTACCATGTGAAGTCTACCAGCACATCATTCCGCCGAGCATGCTGGCCAACAAGGTCAAATTCACTTTTCCTCCAgctgccctcccaccccctagCACACCTCTGCAGCCTTTGCCTTTGCAGCAGCCCTTGTGTTCTACCTCTGTAACCGCGAtccaccatactgttttgcagCAGCATGCAGCAGCTGCTGCAGCCGCGGCAGCAGCTGCAGCTGCAGGAACCTTTAAAGTGCTTCAACCACACCAACAGTTTCTGTCCCAAGTCCCAGCTCTCACCAGAACATCGTTACCTCAGATCTCAGTAGGACCAGTAGGACCAAGGCTTTGTCCTGGGAATCAGCCAACTTTTGTTGCTCCTCCTCAGATGCCAATCATTCCAGCTTCAGTTCTTCATCCTAGCCATCTGGCTTTCTCACCTTTACCCCATGCACTCTTTCCTTCACTGCTGTCCCCCCACCCATCGGTCATCCCGCTGCAGCCCCTCTTCTAG
- the ZNF804A gene encoding zinc finger protein 804A isoform X2, translating into MGMFEVFSDWGLLQTFSGKDWDYAEKENSIAKALEDLKANFYCELCDKQYYKHQEFDNHINSYDHAHKQRLKELKQREFARNVASKSRKDERKQEKALQRLHKLAELRKETVCAPGSGPMFKSTTVTVRENCNEISQRVVVDSVNNQEDFKCTLIHSQENAKGVTTVATDPESVKSYTSKKSQLGDQAQGIHRHKIGFSFAFPKKASVKLESSAAAFSEYNDDASVEKGFSRKSRFVPGACHLQLSSPTDVLLSSEEKANSFHPPEGRCTDKETAQTQEMKEISSEKDILLLPPFCQFQLPSSSDADNCQNSVPLADQIPLEDVVINEDIPVSGNTSDLLGNKSIVLDMANDCLSLQATIEESVKDNDASTIEAEYKNHSPNMLTPLNSEEDNKTLHKKMDFYKRPCEPFVPVLNKDGSTVLQWPSEMLIYTTTQPSISYSCNPLCFDFKSTKLNNNLDKNKLPLNDLSSHQKEEDIFKRPVLDCKDTSVTGLTDHEIGGSRNGYTQVTPLLADEMLSNSCDSGKNESMSQRYKNISCRIRKTKKYTFTKNQIKQDALGGKYNKIRLKDTHELWFHKSGRKKKRRELWHHNYGKKTKESEIYFKMERENSYTDKTRKNLLETISEKQYLATEQLLDSQQLPDKRPKSASIYLSENEEMCKTQNTEYNNNKNIIISSKNHCKKSSVVLNGQSNSTMIRSVKHNLTYSRTYCSWKAKTSSCSQDHRCLVLQNEMKCRSQNQAVKRGYNSLINESERSHEKRRQHSYSYSSDESLDQQNYLPEEFVRPPRASAPCKPKRKRRRKSRFHTSFEALELKEKTDYPRKGNSSLHHQDEIISEDREEEIKPQETANVKRNSEQMDQVENKLALPTSSPLPSETNGETEQVVMETTSGELSEISNEPNTSVYIASAPTKEEMDSTLIEHKERSENTNINEKQIPFKVPSIERNFRQSQPKSYLCHYELAEALPQGKMNEASTEWLCFNSGILNAQPPLPFKEAHVSGHTFVTTEQILAPLALPEQALLIPIENRDKFKNLPCEVYQHIIPPSMLANKVKFTFPPAALPPPSTPLQPLPLQQPLCSTSVTAIHHTVLQQHAAAAAAAAAAAAAGTFKVLQPHQQFLSQVPALTRTSLPQISVGPVGPRLCPGNQPTFVAPPQMPIIPASVLHPSHLAFSPLPHALFPSLLSPHPSVIPLQPLF; encoded by the exons agaCTCAAAGAACTAAAACAAAGGGAATTTGCTCGAAATGTAGCATCTAAATCcaggaaagatgaaagaaaacaggaaaaggcaCTCCAACGCCTGCACAAGCTGGCCGAGCTAAGAAAGGAAACTGTATG tGCTCCTGGAAGTGGCCCGATGTTTAAGTCAACAACTGTTACTGTGAGAGAAAATTGTAATGAAATTTCCCAAAGAGTTGTTGTGGATTCAGTTAATAACCAGGAAGATTTCAAATGTACTTTGATTCATAGCCAAGAGAACGCTAAAGGTGTTACCACTGTTGCTACAGATCCAGAAAGCGTGAAAAGTTATACCTCCAAAAAGAGCCAACTTGGAGATCAAGCCCAGGGGATTCACAGACACAAAATTggcttttcttttgcatttccaaagAAAGCATCCGTGAAGCTGGAGTCCTCAGCTGCAGCCTTCTCTGAATACAATGATGATGCCTCTGTGGAAAAAGGATTTAGCAGAAAAAGTAGATTTGTCCCCGGTGCTTGTCATCTTCAACTCTCTTCACCAACAGATGTGCTTTTGAGTTCTGAGGAGAAAGCTAATTCTTTTCATCCACCAGAAGGAAGGTGCACTGACAAAGAAACTGCTCAAACTCAAGAGATGAAAGAAATTTCTAGTGAAAAAGATATATTACTATTACCTCCATTTTGCCAGTTTCAACTCCCTTCATCATCTGATGCAGATAATTGTCAAAATTCAGTCCCTTTAGCAGATCAGATTCCACTGGAAGATGTTGTTATTAATGAAGACATACCTGTAAGTGGTAACACTTCTGACTTGCTAGGAAATAAATCCATAGTTCTTGATATGGCTAATGACTGCTTGTCTTTGCAAGCTACCATAGAGGAAAGTGTTAAGGACAATGATGCATCCACGATTGAAGCTGAATATAAAAATCACAGCCCTAACATGTTGACCCCTTTAAATTCTGAAGAGGATAATAAAACCCTACATAAAAAAATGGATTTCTATAAAAGACCATGTGAGCCATTTGTACCCGTACTTAACAAAGATGGATCCACAGTTCTTCAGTGGCCATCAGAAATGCTGATTTACACAACTACTCAACCATCAATTTCCTATAGCTGTAATCCTCTCTGTTTTGACTTCAAGTCCACTAAATTAAACAACAATCTAGATAAAAATAAGCTGCCTTTAAATGATCTTTCTTCTCATCAGAAGGAAGAAGACATTTTCAAGAGACCAGTTTTAGATTGCAAGGACACATCTGTGACAGGACTTACTGATCATGAAATTGGAGGTAGCAGAAATGGATATACCCAAGTCACTCCTCTTTTGGCTGATGAGATGCTCTCCAATAGCTGTGATTCCGGAAAAAATGAGAGTATGAGTCAGaggtataaaaatatttcctgtaggatcagaaaaacaaaaaaatatacttttactaAAAATCAGATAAAACAGGATGCTCTTGGTGGCAAATACAACAAAATAAGATTGAAAGATACTCATGAACTCTGGTTCCATAaaagtggaagaaagaaaaagagaagagagttaTGGCACCATAATTatggaaagaaaaccaaagaatcagaaatttatttcaaaatggaaagagaaaatagtTACACTGATAAAACTAGGAAAAATCTACTGGAAACAATTTCAGAAAAACAGTATTTAGCTACAGAGCAATTATTGGACTCACAGCAATTACCTGATAAAAGGCCCAAATCAGCATCCATATACTTAagtgaaaatgaagaaatgtgtAAAACCCAGAACActgaatacaataataataagaaCATTATTATCAGTTCTAAAAACCACTGTAAAAAGAGCTCAGTTGTTTTAAATGGTCAATCCAATTCAACAATGATACGTTCTGTGAAACATAATTTAACATACTCCAGAACTTACTGTAGTTGGAAAGCCAAAACATCCAGCTGTAGTCAAGATCACAGATGCCTAGttcttcaaaatgaaatgaaatgcagGAGTCAGAACCAGGCAGTTAAAAGAGGTTATAATTCTCTCATTAATGAATCAGAAAGAAGCCATGAAAAACGTAGACAACATTCATATTCTTATTCTTCAGATGAAAGTTTAGATCAACAGAATTATCTACCAGAAGAATTTGTGAGACCACCCCGTGCTTCTGCTCCTTGTAAACCTAAAAGGAAACGGAGGAGAAAAAGTAGATTCCACACCAGTTTTGAAGCTTTGGAACTCAAAGAGAAGACAGATTATCCCAGGAAAGGTAATTCTTCCTTACATCACCAGGATGAAATAATAAGTGAAGacagagaagaggaaataaaacctcAAGAAACTGCAAATGTCAAAAGGAACTCAGAACAAATGGACCAAGTAGAAAATAAACTGGCTTTGCCCACTAGCAGTCCCCTTCCTTCTGAAACCAATGGTGAAACTGAGCAGGTTGTAATGGAGACCACTTCTGGTGAATTGTCAGAGATTTCCAATGAACCCAACACATCAGTCTACATAGCTAGTGCCCcaacaaaggaagaaatggacagtaCCTTGATTGAACACAAAGAAAGAAGTGAGAATACAAATATTAATGAGAAGCAAATTCCTTTCAAGGTGCCTAGTATTGAAAGGAACTTTAGACAGTCACAACCTAAATCATACCTTTGTCATTATGAACTGGCTGAGGCCCTTCCACAAGGAAAGATGAATGAGGCATCAACTGAGTGGCTGTGTTTTAATTCAGGAATCCTTAATGCACAACCACCATTACCATTCAAAGAAGCACATGTCAGTGGCCATACCTTTGTAACAACGGAGCAGATCCTGGCTCCGTTAGCTTTACCAGAACAAGCATTATTGATTCCAATAGAAAACCGTGACAAGTTCAAAAATCTACCATGTGAAGTCTACCAGCACATCATTCCGCCGAGCATGCTGGCCAACAAGGTCAAATTCACTTTTCCTCCAgctgccctcccaccccctagCACACCTCTGCAGCCTTTGCCTTTGCAGCAGCCCTTGTGTTCTACCTCTGTAACCGCGAtccaccatactgttttgcagCAGCATGCAGCAGCTGCTGCAGCCGCGGCAGCAGCTGCAGCTGCAGGAACCTTTAAAGTGCTTCAACCACACCAACAGTTTCTGTCCCAAGTCCCAGCTCTCACCAGAACATCGTTACCTCAGATCTCAGTAGGACCAGTAGGACCAAGGCTTTGTCCTGGGAATCAGCCAACTTTTGTTGCTCCTCCTCAGATGCCAATCATTCCAGCTTCAGTTCTTCATCCTAGCCATCTGGCTTTCTCACCTTTACCCCATGCACTCTTTCCTTCACTGCTGTCCCCCCACCCATCGGTCATCCCGCTGCAGCCCCTCTTCTAG